One region of Clostridiales bacterium genomic DNA includes:
- a CDS encoding 2-oxoacid:acceptor oxidoreductase family protein, with the protein MKKEYIFAGFGGQGMLLIGKFLAMACMLDGKHVSWLPSYGPEMRGGTANCSVIVSDDPVASPLVDMADCVVAMNRPSLDKFESHVKPGGVLVINSSIIDRKAERDDIQVVYCDANGIAESVGNPKGANVAILGALMEKAPVVSNEILGEAIRIELGEKKAKFLEGNMKALEAGEAAARG; encoded by the coding sequence ATGAAGAAAGAATATATTTTTGCTGGCTTTGGCGGTCAGGGCATGCTCCTGATCGGTAAGTTCCTGGCTATGGCCTGCATGCTCGACGGCAAGCACGTCTCCTGGCTGCCCTCTTACGGCCCTGAGATGCGCGGCGGCACGGCGAACTGCTCCGTCATCGTCTCCGACGATCCGGTCGCATCCCCGCTGGTCGACATGGCTGACTGTGTTGTGGCGATGAACCGTCCGTCTCTGGACAAGTTCGAGAGCCACGTCAAGCCGGGCGGCGTCCTCGTCATCAACAGCTCCATCATCGACCGCAAGGCCGAGCGTGATGACATCCAGGTCGTCTACTGCGACGCCAACGGCATTGCCGAGTCCGTCGGCAACCCGAAGGGCGCAAACGTTGCGATCCTCGGCGCTCTGATGGAGAAGGCTCCGGTCGTCTCCAACGAGATCCTTGGCGAAGCGATCCGCATCGAGCTTGGCGAGAAGAAGGCCAAGTTCCTCGAGGGCAACATGAAGGCGCTCGAGGCCGGCGAAGCCGCTGCGAGAGGCTAA
- the spoVAE gene encoding stage V sporulation protein AE — MILGYVKAFLVGAVLCMIGQILIDKTKLTPARILTLYVVAGVVLGAVGVYGPFAKWAGAGATVPLTGFGNLLAKGVRDAVAEKGVLGAFTGGFEAGAAGICAAIFFGLLVAMCFKSKDKQ, encoded by the coding sequence ATGATCCTTGGCTATGTAAAAGCATTTCTGGTCGGCGCCGTCCTATGCATGATCGGTCAGATCCTGATCGACAAGACGAAGCTGACCCCGGCACGTATCCTGACGCTGTATGTTGTGGCAGGCGTGGTGCTCGGCGCGGTCGGCGTCTATGGGCCGTTCGCCAAATGGGCCGGCGCGGGGGCGACCGTACCGCTGACCGGGTTCGGCAACCTGCTGGCAAAAGGCGTGCGCGATGCCGTGGCCGAAAAGGGCGTGCTCGGTGCGTTCACCGGCGGCTTTGAGGCCGGTGCGGCCGGGATCTGCGCAGCCATTTTCTTCGGTCTGCTCGTGGCCATGTGCTTCAAATCCAAAGACAAGCAATAA
- a CDS encoding 4Fe-4S binding protein, with the protein MVKVTINENLCKGCGLCVRACPKGVLALAKDKLNAKGYHPSVVANPEACIGCASCARTCPDVVISIVRD; encoded by the coding sequence ATGGTAAAGGTGACCATCAACGAGAATCTTTGCAAGGGTTGCGGTCTCTGTGTCAGAGCTTGCCCGAAGGGCGTTCTGGCGCTGGCGAAAGACAAACTCAACGCAAAGGGTTATCATCCGTCCGTCGTCGCGAATCCGGAGGCCTGCATCGGCTGCGCTTCCTGCGCGCGTACTTGCCCGGACGTGGTAATCAGCATTGTGAGAGATTAA
- a CDS encoding thiamine pyrophosphate-dependent enzyme, protein MSVVFEKTKLLTDKQFHYCPGCNHGIIHRLVAEVIDEMNLDGKVIGVAPVGCSVFAYDYFNCDMYEAAHGRAPAVATGAKRVVGKDTLVFTYQGDGDLASIGTAEIVHAAHRGEKISTIFVNNAIYGMTGGQMAPTTLVGQKTTTSPYGRDEDWCGAPLKVSEMLAEVPCSYYIERVAVNNTPNIVKAKKAISKAFHYQMEGKGFTMVEVLSACPTNWGLSPIKAMEWLEENMIPYYPLGVKKDKGAE, encoded by the coding sequence ATGTCTGTTGTTTTTGAAAAGACCAAGCTCCTCACGGACAAGCAGTTCCACTACTGCCCGGGCTGCAACCATGGCATTATCCACCGCCTGGTCGCTGAGGTCATTGATGAGATGAATCTGGACGGCAAAGTCATCGGCGTCGCGCCGGTCGGCTGCTCCGTTTTTGCTTATGATTACTTCAACTGCGATATGTACGAAGCCGCGCACGGCCGTGCACCCGCAGTCGCCACCGGCGCCAAGCGCGTCGTCGGCAAGGACACCCTCGTCTTCACCTATCAGGGCGACGGCGACCTGGCCTCCATCGGCACCGCTGAGATCGTTCACGCTGCGCACCGCGGCGAGAAGATCTCCACGATCTTTGTCAACAACGCGATCTACGGCATGACCGGCGGCCAGATGGCCCCGACCACGCTGGTTGGCCAGAAGACCACCACGAGCCCCTATGGCCGTGATGAGGACTGGTGCGGCGCACCTCTGAAGGTCTCCGAGATGCTCGCGGAAGTGCCGTGCTCCTACTACATCGAGCGCGTCGCTGTCAACAACACCCCGAACATCGTCAAGGCGAAGAAGGCCATTTCCAAGGCGTTCCATTATCAGATGGAAGGCAAGGGCTTCACGATGGTCGAAGTCCTGTCCGCCTGCCCGACGAACTGGGGCCTGAGCCCGATCAAGGCGATGGAGTGGCTGGAAGAGAACATGATTCCGTACTACCCGCTCGGCGTTAAGAAGGACAAGGGGGCTGAATAA
- the vorB gene encoding 3-methyl-2-oxobutanoate dehydrogenase subunit VorB: MALTLMKGSEAIAEAAIRAGARYFFGYPITPQTEIPEYMSARMPEVGGCFLQAESEVAAINMIYGAAGAGARALTSSSSPGVSLKQEGISYCAGAQLPAVILNVMRGGPGLGNIQASQGDYFQAVKGGGNGDYHLLTYAPASVQEAIDIMMYAFDKAEKYRIPVLFLADGIIAQMMEPVEMPEMVDYKIDPEKKPWACTGWKPGDDPAKRGVINSIYIDTETLSVHNDELQACYREITANEQQWEEYNLEGAEYVITAFGTVARIAKSAIVELKEQGINVGLVRPITVWPFPYDAVKKAAEQPGVKAVLDVELNEGQMLEDVKLAINGAKPVDFFGHLGSQMPTTEEIKAKIISMKEGK; the protein is encoded by the coding sequence ATGGCATTGACGCTTATGAAGGGTAGCGAAGCTATCGCTGAGGCTGCGATCCGTGCAGGCGCGCGTTACTTCTTCGGCTATCCGATCACTCCGCAGACGGAGATTCCTGAATACATGTCCGCACGTATGCCCGAAGTCGGCGGCTGCTTCCTGCAGGCCGAGAGCGAAGTTGCGGCTATCAACATGATTTACGGCGCAGCCGGTGCTGGTGCACGTGCGCTGACCTCTTCCTCCAGCCCCGGTGTCAGCCTGAAGCAGGAAGGCATTTCCTACTGCGCAGGCGCGCAGCTGCCGGCTGTCATCCTGAACGTCATGCGCGGCGGCCCCGGCCTCGGCAACATTCAGGCTTCCCAGGGCGACTACTTCCAGGCTGTCAAGGGCGGCGGCAACGGTGACTATCACCTGCTGACCTATGCTCCGGCATCCGTGCAGGAAGCGATCGACATCATGATGTACGCCTTCGACAAGGCTGAGAAGTACCGCATACCGGTCCTCTTCCTGGCTGACGGCATCATCGCTCAGATGATGGAGCCCGTGGAGATGCCCGAGATGGTCGACTACAAGATCGATCCCGAGAAGAAGCCCTGGGCCTGCACCGGCTGGAAACCGGGCGACGATCCGGCAAAGCGCGGCGTCATCAACTCCATCTACATCGATACCGAGACCCTGTCCGTCCACAACGACGAGCTGCAGGCCTGCTATCGTGAGATCACTGCCAACGAGCAGCAGTGGGAAGAGTACAACCTCGAGGGTGCTGAGTATGTCATCACCGCTTTCGGCACGGTTGCGCGTATTGCCAAGTCTGCGATCGTTGAGCTCAAGGAGCAGGGCATCAACGTTGGTCTGGTCCGCCCGATCACCGTTTGGCCGTTCCCGTACGACGCCGTCAAGAAGGCTGCGGAGCAGCCGGGCGTGAAGGCTGTGCTCGATGTCGAGCTGAACGAAGGCCAGATGCTCGAGGACGTCAAGCTCGCCATCAACGGCGCAAAGCCGGTCGACTTCTTTGGCCACCTCGGCAGCCAGATGCCGACCACCGAAGAGATCAAGGCGAAGATTATCAGCATGAAGGAGGGCAAGTAA
- the spoIIID gene encoding sporulation transcriptional regulator SpoIIID — translation MHTDMEARACDLAEYLLANNTTVRAAAKQFGVSKSTVHKDLTERLEKINPALYQQVRQLLDRNKAERHIRGGMATRRKYKGT, via the coding sequence GTGCACACGGACATGGAAGCGCGCGCATGCGATCTTGCGGAATATCTTCTCGCCAACAATACCACCGTCCGCGCCGCCGCCAAACAATTCGGTGTTTCAAAATCGACCGTCCACAAGGATCTGACGGAGCGGCTGGAGAAGATCAACCCCGCGCTCTATCAGCAGGTCCGGCAGCTGCTGGACCGCAACAAGGCGGAGCGGCACATCCGCGGCGGCATGGCGACGCGGCGAAAATACAAAGGTACATAA
- a CDS encoding formate/nitrite transporter family protein encodes MYTPKEVAENYLSTCRAKTALPLGRMFLLACLAGAFVALAGVASTAAAATVGDPSLAKLISGCVFPAGLAMVIVAGSELFTGNNLMIMGVLSRVISARRMLRNWGVVYLGNFVGAALVAALCVLGHVFAAFDGRLAASVISIAQAKAFLSFGDAFVRGILCNFLVCIAVWMASAAKSVPGKILAVFFPIMTFVVAGFEHSVADMYYLTAGLLTAAQTSAAAAGLTWGRALLGNLLPVTLGNLVGGVFLVGVSGWYLYLKQGKTTVIS; translated from the coding sequence GTGTACACGCCAAAAGAAGTTGCGGAGAATTATCTTTCTACCTGCCGGGCCAAGACGGCGCTGCCGCTGGGGCGGATGTTTCTGCTCGCCTGTCTGGCGGGGGCGTTCGTCGCGCTGGCAGGCGTCGCGTCCACGGCGGCCGCGGCCACGGTGGGCGATCCGTCGCTGGCGAAGCTCATCTCCGGCTGTGTCTTTCCGGCCGGCCTCGCCATGGTCATCGTGGCCGGCAGCGAGCTGTTCACCGGCAACAATCTCATGATCATGGGCGTTTTGTCGCGCGTGATCTCTGCACGGCGGATGCTGCGCAACTGGGGCGTTGTCTATCTGGGCAATTTCGTGGGTGCGGCGCTCGTCGCGGCGCTCTGCGTGCTGGGGCATGTGTTCGCCGCGTTTGACGGCCGGCTGGCGGCGTCTGTGATCTCCATCGCGCAGGCGAAGGCGTTCCTGTCGTTCGGCGATGCGTTTGTGCGCGGGATCCTGTGCAATTTCCTTGTCTGCATCGCCGTCTGGATGGCCAGCGCGGCCAAGTCCGTCCCTGGCAAGATCCTGGCCGTGTTTTTCCCGATCATGACGTTCGTCGTCGCGGGCTTTGAGCACAGCGTGGCCGATATGTATTATCTCACTGCTGGGCTGCTGACCGCGGCGCAGACCAGCGCGGCGGCCGCGGGCCTGACGTGGGGCAGGGCGCTGCTGGGCAATCTCCTGCCGGTCACGCTCGGCAACCTTGTCGGCGGCGTGTTTCTGGTGGGCGTGAGCGGGTGGTATCTCTACCTGAAGCAGGGAAAAACCACAGTTATTTCTTAG
- the spoVAD gene encoding stage V sporulation protein AD, which produces MKSKRIGPQTVQFVAPPVILASASVVGKKEGEGPLRDCFDSVSQDTYFGTKSWEQAESAMLRQCFDLVCQKAGLLPEQLDYVLSGDLLNQCVGSAYAMRDIGVPYLGLYGACSTMAESLSLAAMLIDGGYAEHAAALTSSHFCSAERQYRFPLEYGGVRTPTAQWTVTGSGALILGAAGSGPRVTMVTTGKIADAGITDANNMGAAMAPAAYETLKAHFADTGRTPDYYDLIVTGDLGKIGHTVVTRLFQNDGIELEGLYTDCGLLIYDLEGQDVHAGGSGCGCSAAVLAGHLLKLLAGGQIRRLLFAATGALMSPTASMQGESIPGISHAVAIETQVNT; this is translated from the coding sequence TTGAAATCCAAACGAATCGGACCTCAGACCGTGCAGTTTGTCGCCCCGCCCGTGATCCTTGCCTCCGCCAGCGTCGTAGGCAAAAAGGAGGGCGAGGGCCCGCTGCGCGATTGCTTTGACAGCGTCAGTCAGGACACCTATTTCGGCACAAAGAGCTGGGAGCAGGCCGAGAGCGCCATGCTGCGGCAGTGCTTCGACCTTGTGTGCCAGAAGGCCGGGCTGCTCCCGGAGCAGCTCGACTATGTGCTCTCCGGTGACCTGCTCAACCAATGCGTAGGCTCGGCCTATGCCATGCGCGACATCGGCGTGCCCTATCTGGGCCTGTATGGCGCGTGCTCGACGATGGCGGAATCGCTCAGTCTGGCCGCCATGCTCATCGACGGCGGCTACGCCGAGCACGCCGCCGCGCTCACGAGCTCGCACTTCTGCTCTGCCGAGCGGCAGTACCGGTTCCCGCTGGAATACGGCGGCGTGCGCACACCGACTGCGCAGTGGACCGTCACCGGCTCCGGCGCGCTCATCCTCGGCGCGGCCGGCAGCGGGCCGCGTGTGACGATGGTGACGACCGGAAAGATCGCCGACGCGGGCATCACGGACGCGAACAATATGGGCGCCGCCATGGCGCCCGCCGCCTATGAGACGCTCAAGGCGCACTTTGCCGACACCGGCCGCACGCCGGACTACTACGACCTGATCGTAACCGGCGACCTCGGCAAGATCGGGCACACGGTCGTGACGCGGCTGTTTCAGAACGACGGCATCGAGCTCGAGGGGCTCTACACGGACTGCGGCCTGCTGATCTATGACCTGGAGGGGCAGGACGTACACGCCGGCGGCTCCGGCTGCGGATGCAGCGCAGCCGTGCTCGCGGGGCATCTGCTGAAGCTGCTGGCAGGCGGCCAGATCCGGCGGCTGTTGTTTGCGGCGACCGGCGCGCTCATGTCGCCCACCGCATCCATGCAGGGCGAAAGCATCCCCGGAATCTCCCACGCCGTGGCGATCGAAACGCAGGTGAACACATGA